From one Lolium rigidum isolate FL_2022 chromosome 4, APGP_CSIRO_Lrig_0.1, whole genome shotgun sequence genomic stretch:
- the LOC124707925 gene encoding uncharacterized protein LOC124707925, whose protein sequence is MHAATSAGSMALNDIGRGSAGAGISSSGSGNGIGRAAAAGTQGHAGTTSKKRLVMIIADPGRESTAAMEWALSHSIVEGDDILLLHVNMPPSGAPGGAPPSRTGSGGSSSSSSLGVFLGGGGSADAEFMETMRAACKARHPRARIHAERVEPATEGREAKAQTILAESQRRGVELLVIGHRRFSSFLGLRSASGSSRGHDSTAEFLIEHSKCLCVSVQKKGQNAGYLLNTKTHKNFWLLA, encoded by the exons ATGCATGCGGCGACGTCGGCCGGCAGCATGGCTCTGAACGACATCGGACGGggcagcgccggcgccggcatCAGCAGCAGCGGGAGCGGCAACGGCATCGGCCGCGCCGCGGCAGCCGGGACGCAGGGACATGCCGGGACGACGTCTAAAAAGCGCCTCGTGATGATCATCGCCGACCCGGGCCGTGAGTCCACAGCGGCGATGGAGTGGGCACTCTCCCACTCCATCGTCGAGGGCGACGACATCTTGCTCCTCCACGTCAACATGCCTCCGAGCGGCGCCCCGGGCGGTGCGCCCCCCTCGCGAACCGGCTCAGGCGGGAGCTCCAGTAGCTCGTCGCTCGGCGTGTTCCTCGGCGGCGGGGGCTCCGCGGACGCGGAGTTCATGGAGACGATGCGCGCCGCGTGCAAGGCGCGGCACCCGCGCGCGAGGATTCACGCGGAGCGCGTCGAGCCGGCCACCGAGGGCCGCGAAGCCAAGGCGCAGACCATCCTCGCCGAGTCCCAGCGCCGCGGCGTCGAGCTCCTCGTCATCGGCCACCGccgcttctcctccttcctcgg GTTACGGAGCGCGAGCGGGTCGAGCCGAGGGCACGACAGCACGGCGGAGTTCTTGATCGAGCACAGCAAGTGCCTGTGCGTGAGCGTACAGAAGAAGGGACAGAACGCCGGCTACCTGCTCAACACCAAGACCCACAAGAACTTCTGGCTCCTCGCATGA